Proteins encoded by one window of Paenibacillus urinalis:
- a CDS encoding peptide ABC transporter substrate-binding protein, with protein sequence MKRKSLLVLLTLVLAFGSVLAACGSDNSNEGSQSGEGNAPAEQVLNINLSAEPPTFDPAQAQDSQTNTVLKLMYEGLVRMGEDGNPVPGVAESWEISEDGKEYVFTLREDAKWSNGDAVTANDFVFAWKRVLDPASTPAPPYAYQLYYIENAEQFNTGEITDFSQVGVEAVDEKTLKVKLVNPTPYFLGLTSFYTYYPVHSSVDGNDKWATNKDSMVVNGPFTLTEWTTGQKIQVTKNEQYWDKASINLARVDMSLTNSGATELSSYRNGEIDYAGAPNGEIPTDQIKGVQSELPDEFNVKGIASTYYYMFNVTAEPFQNAKIRKAFAMSINRQAIVDNVTLGGQLPAFGFVPPGIKGASEEFRTEVEDAYFEENAEEAKRLLEEGMKEEGYTTLPKVTLIYNSSEAHQKLAVAVADMWKNVLGVEVATQNQEWGVFLETRKNLNYQVARAGWSADYNDPMTFMDMWTTGNGNNDSGYANPEYDALIKQAAVEQDTAKRNDLFAQAEKMLVEEDMVIAPLYYYTNVSLTKPYLKGVSLDFSGAIDFTRASVEGK encoded by the coding sequence ATGAAAAGGAAGAGTTTGTTAGTCCTTTTGACGCTAGTTCTTGCATTTGGTTCCGTACTTGCAGCGTGCGGTTCTGACAATAGCAATGAAGGCAGTCAATCTGGTGAAGGTAATGCACCAGCAGAACAGGTTTTGAACATTAATTTGAGTGCTGAACCGCCGACTTTCGACCCGGCACAGGCTCAAGACAGCCAGACTAACACGGTATTGAAGCTTATGTATGAAGGCCTAGTTCGTATGGGCGAAGATGGTAACCCGGTTCCAGGTGTTGCGGAATCTTGGGAAATTTCTGAAGATGGCAAAGAATACGTCTTCACACTTCGTGAAGATGCGAAATGGAGCAATGGCGATGCAGTAACAGCAAACGATTTCGTGTTCGCTTGGAAGCGCGTCCTTGATCCAGCTTCTACACCAGCTCCACCTTATGCTTATCAGCTGTACTACATCGAGAATGCAGAACAATTCAACACTGGCGAGATCACAGATTTCTCCCAAGTCGGCGTTGAAGCAGTAGACGAGAAGACTTTGAAAGTAAAATTGGTTAACCCAACTCCTTACTTCCTGGGTCTGACTTCCTTCTACACTTACTACCCAGTTCATTCCTCTGTTGATGGCAATGACAAATGGGCGACGAACAAAGATTCGATGGTTGTTAACGGACCATTCACACTTACTGAATGGACTACAGGACAAAAGATCCAAGTTACGAAGAATGAACAATACTGGGACAAAGCAAGCATTAACCTTGCTCGCGTAGATATGTCCTTGACAAACAGCGGTGCGACAGAACTTTCTTCTTATAGAAATGGTGAAATCGATTACGCTGGTGCACCTAACGGTGAGATCCCTACGGATCAAATTAAAGGTGTTCAAAGTGAACTTCCTGACGAATTTAATGTAAAAGGTATCGCTAGTACGTACTACTATATGTTTAACGTAACAGCTGAGCCTTTCCAAAATGCTAAAATCCGTAAAGCCTTTGCAATGTCTATCAATCGTCAAGCGATCGTTGACAACGTAACTCTTGGCGGACAGCTGCCAGCATTTGGATTTGTACCTCCAGGTATCAAAGGTGCTTCTGAAGAATTCCGTACTGAAGTTGAAGATGCATACTTTGAGGAGAATGCAGAAGAAGCAAAACGCTTGCTTGAAGAAGGTATGAAGGAAGAGGGCTACACTACACTTCCTAAAGTTACGCTGATCTACAACTCCAGTGAAGCTCACCAAAAATTGGCTGTAGCTGTAGCGGATATGTGGAAAAATGTTCTTGGAGTAGAAGTTGCCACTCAGAACCAAGAGTGGGGTGTGTTCCTTGAAACTCGTAAGAACCTGAACTATCAAGTAGCACGTGCTGGCTGGTCTGCTGACTACAATGATCCGATGACATTCATGGATATGTGGACTACTGGCAATGGTAACAATGATTCCGGTTATGCAAACCCTGAGTACGATGCGCTTATCAAACAAGCCGCTGTAGAGCAAGATACAGCTAAACGTAATGATCTCTTTGCTCAAGCTGAGAAAATGCTCGTTGAAGAGGACATGGTCATTGCACCGTTGTACTACTATACAAATGTTTCTTTAACTAAGCCTTACCTTAAAGGCGTTAGCCTTGATTTCAGTGGAGCCATTGACTTCACTAGAGCTTCTGTTGAGGGTAAGTAA
- a CDS encoding DUF3397 domain-containing protein translates to MNAIGSFLIVLSMLPFFPFLIVYYGMVYFKKPKKTALHMAMDVTTIFLIAAVAALFNSTFNLNFGVYLILLVMLIALGLIGSAQTRLKGKINYRRMIRAVWRMAFVVMGFSYIVLLAFGLFSYIIDFM, encoded by the coding sequence TTGAACGCTATCGGATCATTTCTTATTGTACTTAGCATGCTTCCGTTTTTTCCTTTTTTGATCGTGTACTATGGGATGGTTTATTTCAAGAAGCCGAAGAAGACGGCTCTTCATATGGCAATGGATGTGACGACCATCTTTTTGATTGCAGCAGTTGCTGCTCTTTTTAACAGCACCTTTAATTTGAATTTTGGTGTTTATCTAATCTTGCTGGTGATGCTGATCGCCTTGGGTTTAATTGGAAGTGCACAAACTCGTTTAAAAGGGAAGATTAACTACAGAAGAATGATAAGAGCCGTTTGGCGCATGGCTTTTGTCGTAATGGGATTCAGCTACATAGTACTTTTAGCCTTTGGATTATTCAGCTACATAATAGATTTCATGTAA
- a CDS encoding ketopantoate reductase family protein encodes MIIDVIGAGSLGLMYGGALIYAGEEVRFWTRTSAQAVQLLETGMKINQPDGQVWRVQAGSFEAREIASLPEVWNKKPGHMILLMTKQGGLQETMQILTKVSKLDTALFCFQNGTGHIPLIAKSLPSARVYAAITTEGAKRTDKAEVTRAGYGETQIGWSNHPGMPIESEVDTLVDKLMKAGFDTQSSNEIDRLIYRKLVINAVINPLTALWRIPNGELLTNQERREAMKQLYSEAVAVYDAHQIEYDTNLWEQVVAVCQSTSSNWSSMCMDVLHGRPTEIAAINGSIVAMAREAGMRAEVHQLVCSLIEGMPLGEE; translated from the coding sequence TTGATTATTGATGTCATCGGTGCGGGATCGCTTGGTCTAATGTATGGAGGGGCCCTCATATATGCTGGAGAAGAAGTAAGGTTTTGGACTAGAACAAGTGCACAGGCTGTACAATTACTTGAAACGGGGATGAAGATAAATCAGCCCGATGGACAAGTATGGAGGGTACAAGCGGGAAGTTTTGAAGCGAGAGAAATTGCATCCCTGCCAGAAGTATGGAACAAGAAGCCTGGACATATGATCCTGCTTATGACTAAGCAAGGGGGCCTGCAGGAAACAATGCAGATCCTGACAAAGGTCAGCAAGCTGGATACGGCTTTATTTTGCTTTCAGAATGGAACAGGCCATATCCCTCTCATTGCCAAATCGCTCCCGTCTGCCCGGGTATATGCTGCCATTACAACAGAAGGAGCTAAACGAACGGACAAGGCTGAAGTGACGAGGGCTGGTTACGGAGAGACGCAGATCGGCTGGTCGAATCACCCAGGAATGCCTATCGAATCAGAAGTGGACACGCTAGTCGATAAACTGATGAAAGCAGGATTTGACACACAATCGTCGAATGAAATCGATAGATTGATCTATCGGAAATTAGTCATTAATGCGGTAATTAATCCACTGACCGCTCTTTGGAGAATACCGAATGGGGAATTACTGACAAACCAAGAGAGAAGGGAAGCAATGAAGCAGCTCTACAGTGAGGCTGTGGCTGTCTATGATGCTCATCAGATTGAATATGATACGAATCTATGGGAACAAGTTGTTGCTGTTTGTCAATCGACCTCGAGCAACTGGTCTTCCATGTGTATGGATGTTCTCCATGGCAGGCCGACGGAGATCGCTGCTATAAATGGCAGTATTGTTGCTATGGCCAGAGAGGCGGGAATGCGTGCGGAAGTCCATCAGCTTGTATGTTCACTTATTGAGGGGATGCCACTAGGGGAGGAGTAA
- a CDS encoding RsfA family transcriptional regulator, with product MTAVRQDAWSAEDDLILADVTLRHIREGSTQLAAFEEVGEKIGRTSAACGFRWNSFVRKKYDEAIGIAKAQRQKRSYSKRHAAVQPQVAALSVTETDELMYRTEGFSEETLSIDAVIRFLRQWKGMVQENSRQLKLIEKELREKEEELNELRFENDRLSKQVNEVQTDYRVVNDDYKALIQIMDRARRLAFLSEEEEEKTRFKMDANGNLERIE from the coding sequence ATGACTGCTGTTAGACAGGATGCATGGAGCGCGGAGGATGATTTGATCCTGGCTGATGTTACGCTTCGCCATATCCGGGAAGGAAGCACTCAGCTGGCCGCTTTTGAGGAAGTAGGTGAAAAAATCGGTAGAACTTCGGCCGCGTGCGGTTTTCGCTGGAACAGTTTCGTTCGTAAAAAGTACGATGAAGCGATAGGCATTGCTAAGGCGCAGCGCCAAAAACGAAGCTATTCGAAAAGACATGCTGCAGTTCAGCCTCAAGTTGCAGCATTATCGGTAACGGAGACCGATGAGCTTATGTACAGAACAGAGGGATTCTCTGAGGAAACCTTGTCTATTGACGCTGTGATCCGCTTCTTAAGGCAGTGGAAGGGAATGGTTCAAGAGAATTCTAGACAACTGAAGCTTATCGAGAAGGAACTGCGTGAAAAAGAGGAAGAATTGAACGAGCTTCGATTCGAGAATGATCGCTTATCCAAGCAAGTGAATGAAGTACAAACCGATTATCGGGTAGTTAACGATGATTATAAAGCGCTCATTCAAATTATGGATCGTGCCAGAAGACTCGCCTTTTTATCTGAGGAAGAAGAAGAGAAAACTCGGTTCAAAATGGATGCTAACGGCAACCTAGAGCGAATTGAATAA
- a CDS encoding DUF2626 domain-containing protein — MARMFRVLGFFTLTIGLMAFAGDMLEMALLFFLQTAFFVILGYLKFTERTYILLFWAYMIITFSGFSYWTVFEMGKPL; from the coding sequence GTGGCGCGCATGTTTCGTGTACTGGGATTTTTCACTCTAACGATTGGTCTTATGGCCTTTGCAGGTGATATGTTGGAGATGGCTTTGTTATTTTTCCTTCAAACCGCTTTTTTCGTCATTCTCGGTTATTTGAAATTCACGGAGAGAACCTATATTTTATTGTTCTGGGCTTACATGATTATCACCTTTTCAGGCTTCAGCTACTGGACTGTATTCGAAATGGGCAAACCTCTATAA
- a CDS encoding PhoH family protein — translation MKKIFVLDTNVLLHDPGAIYAFDEHEVVIPAVVLEEIDSKKRNADEIGRNARYVSRSLDGLREQGHLHSGVPLPNGGNLKVELNHRSFIRVQEMFGEVTNDNRILAVALNYQLEQEDKEEPRDIVLVSKDVLVRIKADVLGLNTQDYLSDRTADPSELYPGYTAIRVHPSVIDEFYTYRFLPIKPLQLTYNLYPHEFIILKDEMGTGKSALLKVNQEATKLEPLYLSNDPVWGIVARNAQQRMALELLLNDDIPLVTITGKAGTGKTLLALAAGLLKVEDEHKYKKLLIARPVVPMGKDIGYLPGEKEEKLRPWMQPIYDNLEFLFDTKKAGDIDKILMGLGSIQVEALTYIRGRSIPGQFIIIDEAQNLSKHEVKTIVSRVGEGSKIILMGDPEQIDHPYLDSASNGLTYIVERFRQEGISGHIMLEKGERSKLAQLAADLL, via the coding sequence ATGAAAAAAATTTTTGTGTTGGATACGAATGTGCTGCTTCATGATCCGGGCGCCATTTATGCTTTTGACGAGCATGAAGTTGTCATTCCTGCCGTAGTGCTGGAGGAAATCGACTCCAAAAAGCGTAATGCAGATGAAATAGGGAGAAATGCGAGATATGTCTCGCGTTCATTAGATGGATTAAGGGAGCAGGGACATTTGCACAGCGGAGTACCATTACCGAATGGCGGAAACTTAAAGGTTGAACTAAATCACCGCAGTTTCATAAGAGTACAGGAGATGTTTGGCGAAGTAACGAATGACAATCGTATACTGGCCGTTGCACTCAATTATCAGCTGGAGCAGGAGGATAAGGAGGAGCCGCGGGATATTGTATTAGTTAGCAAGGATGTACTCGTTCGTATCAAGGCAGATGTACTAGGCCTCAATACACAGGATTATTTGTCTGATCGTACTGCAGATCCAAGTGAATTATATCCGGGGTATACTGCGATTAGAGTCCATCCTTCCGTAATTGATGAATTTTATACGTATCGTTTTCTGCCAATTAAGCCATTGCAGCTAACCTATAATCTGTATCCGCACGAATTTATTATATTAAAGGACGAGATGGGCACGGGAAAATCAGCCCTCCTTAAGGTGAATCAGGAGGCTACCAAGCTGGAGCCTCTATATCTCAGCAATGATCCGGTCTGGGGGATTGTCGCACGTAATGCACAACAGAGAATGGCATTAGAGCTGCTCTTAAATGATGATATACCCTTGGTGACAATTACAGGTAAAGCCGGGACAGGGAAAACACTGCTTGCCCTTGCCGCAGGACTTCTAAAGGTTGAGGATGAGCATAAATACAAAAAGCTTCTTATAGCAAGACCCGTGGTTCCGATGGGTAAGGACATTGGTTACCTTCCAGGAGAAAAAGAAGAGAAGCTTCGCCCTTGGATGCAGCCGATCTATGATAATCTGGAATTTTTGTTCGATACAAAAAAAGCGGGGGACATCGATAAAATACTCATGGGACTCGGCAGTATTCAAGTAGAAGCACTCACTTATATCCGGGGCAGATCGATTCCTGGACAGTTTATCATTATTGATGAGGCTCAGAATCTATCGAAGCATGAAGTAAAGACCATTGTCTCTCGTGTAGGTGAAGGAAGCAAGATCATTCTGATGGGTGATCCAGAGCAAATAGACCATCCATATCTTGACTCAGCAAGCAACGGCTTAACATATATTGTGGAGCGATTCCGTCAGGAAGGGATCAGCGGACACATTATGCTGGAAAAAGGCGAACGCTCCAAGCTCGCTCAACTGGCAGCAGATCTTTTGTAG
- a CDS encoding LCP family protein has product MSMGSNGLPPRNRGGKNNENNAAQTTPKQKVKVKKKSPVKTFMKLVLSLIVIGLIAGIGYLYMVFNDVIDTGNNDPVAAEDSAKVKPQTMLILGTDYREETGTHLSDVVMVASLHPETKSATIVSLPRDTLVQLEGYTERKLNEFYPRFRAAANESGISAEEEMRVMLGKYLDVDINYVTVLNFKAFEEIVDALGGVDVNVNQNMCYRDTADDTDINLTAGQQTLNGEDALGYVRYRKSNCDPKTPASDDFSRNQRQSEVLHSLMDQMKSLGGVTKIGKVVGAVDDNMTTTVESDQVKNFISTYWNLPKESVNFVPVTGTWNSPYVYINQGELDQAKQALAKELAGEHTSAAAEASEK; this is encoded by the coding sequence ATGAGTATGGGATCTAATGGATTGCCTCCACGGAATAGAGGCGGCAAGAACAACGAGAACAATGCAGCGCAGACAACGCCCAAGCAGAAAGTGAAAGTGAAGAAGAAGAGTCCAGTAAAGACATTTATGAAGTTGGTATTATCCCTCATTGTTATAGGATTGATCGCAGGTATAGGCTATTTGTACATGGTATTTAATGATGTGATCGACACAGGGAACAACGACCCCGTAGCAGCTGAAGATTCAGCCAAGGTGAAGCCGCAGACGATGCTGATCTTAGGAACAGACTATCGAGAGGAGACAGGTACTCATCTGTCTGACGTGGTGATGGTAGCCTCACTGCATCCGGAGACGAAATCTGCGACCATAGTATCACTGCCGCGTGACACGCTGGTTCAGCTCGAAGGTTATACGGAGAGGAAGCTGAATGAGTTCTATCCTCGCTTTAGAGCTGCGGCGAATGAATCAGGTATTTCAGCTGAGGAAGAAATGCGGGTTATGCTCGGCAAATACTTGGATGTGGACATTAATTACGTCACCGTGCTGAACTTCAAGGCGTTTGAAGAGATCGTGGATGCCTTGGGCGGAGTCGATGTGAATGTGAATCAGAACATGTGCTATAGGGATACCGCGGATGATACCGATATTAATCTCACTGCGGGTCAACAGACCTTGAACGGAGAAGATGCACTAGGCTATGTACGCTACCGTAAATCAAACTGTGATCCCAAAACGCCGGCTTCCGACGATTTCTCCCGTAACCAGCGTCAAAGCGAAGTTCTTCACTCGCTGATGGATCAAATGAAGTCTCTTGGCGGTGTCACGAAGATTGGTAAAGTCGTGGGTGCTGTCGATGACAATATGACGACAACGGTAGAAAGTGATCAGGTTAAGAATTTCATTTCAACCTATTGGAACCTTCCAAAAGAAAGTGTAAACTTTGTGCCGGTGACAGGAACATGGAACAGCCCCTATGTATATATTAATCAAGGGGAGTTAGACCAAGCGAAGCAAGCACTAGCCAAAGAGCTGGCAGGCGAGCATACATCTGCAGCTGCTGAAGCTTCGGAGAAATAA
- a CDS encoding YlaH-like family protein yields MQAWFASHPIVSYVVIFVLITYVYNKVFRPQQKMPLLKEILLYILMAIGSFMLLVFQIDKLPIIQCLLVAVALMLLVRIRYFVEARQKKKAESSGETSKM; encoded by the coding sequence ATGCAGGCATGGTTTGCGTCACACCCGATCGTAAGTTATGTGGTTATATTTGTACTGATTACTTATGTCTACAATAAGGTATTTCGCCCGCAGCAGAAAATGCCATTACTCAAGGAGATATTACTGTACATTTTGATGGCCATCGGCTCCTTCATGCTGCTCGTTTTCCAAATTGATAAATTGCCGATTATTCAATGCTTGCTTGTCGCAGTAGCACTGATGCTGCTGGTCAGAATCCGTTATTTTGTGGAAGCAAGGCAGAAGAAAAAAGCGGAGTCTTCTGGAGAGACTAGTAAGATGTAG
- the typA gene encoding translational GTPase TypA, whose translation MHVRENIRNIAIIAHVDHGKTTLVDKLLQQSGTFREHEAVQERAMDSNDLERERGITILAKNTAINYKDFLINIVDTPGHADFGGEVERIMKMVDGVLLVVDAYEGCMPQTKFVLRKALEHNLTPIVVVNKIDRPAARPAEVIDEVLDLFIELGANDEQLDFPVVYASALNGTSSMDPEKQDDNMMSLYETIVEHIPHPTESVDEPLQFLVTLMDYNEYLGRIAIGRVNRGVIRQGQAVTVIQRDGSFKSARIEKLFGFQGLKRVEVAEAGAGDIVAIAGIKDINIGETIADPANPEALPVLKIDEPTLQMTFLVNNSPFAGREGKWVTSRRLRDRLFKELETDVSLRVEETDSPDAYVVSGRGELHLGILIENMRREGYELAVSKPEVIIKEIDGKKMEPIERLMIDIPEESMGAVMESLGSRKAEMVNMINSGNGQVRLEFLIPARGLIGYRTNFLTLTRGYGVMNNAFDSYGPLVGGQVGGRHQGVLVSSENGTSTFYGMIGVEDRGMLFLDVGTEVYEGMIVGEHNRDNDIVVNICKEKQLTNVRSATKDDTVKMKTPIIFSLEQALEYLNDDELCEITPKSVRLRKKLLNKSERERAEKHRKMSQANL comes from the coding sequence ATGCATGTAAGAGAGAATATTCGCAATATTGCGATCATTGCCCACGTTGACCACGGCAAAACAACACTTGTAGACAAACTGCTTCAACAATCCGGAACCTTCCGCGAACATGAGGCCGTACAAGAACGCGCCATGGACTCCAATGATCTGGAACGTGAACGCGGGATTACGATCCTTGCCAAAAATACTGCGATCAATTATAAAGATTTCCTTATCAACATTGTGGATACACCAGGACACGCCGACTTTGGCGGCGAAGTAGAACGGATTATGAAAATGGTTGACGGCGTATTGCTCGTTGTTGATGCGTATGAAGGCTGCATGCCGCAAACTAAGTTTGTATTGCGCAAAGCTCTGGAGCATAACCTGACGCCAATCGTTGTTGTTAACAAAATTGACCGCCCGGCAGCTCGTCCGGCTGAGGTTATTGATGAAGTGCTTGACCTGTTCATCGAGCTTGGCGCTAATGATGAGCAGCTTGACTTCCCGGTTGTATATGCTTCTGCACTTAACGGTACTTCAAGCATGGATCCTGAGAAACAAGATGATAACATGATGAGTCTGTATGAGACGATTGTAGAACACATTCCTCATCCGACAGAAAGTGTTGACGAGCCGCTGCAGTTCCTCGTAACACTGATGGATTACAATGAATATCTAGGTCGTATTGCCATTGGACGCGTAAACAGAGGCGTTATTCGTCAAGGACAGGCTGTAACAGTTATCCAACGTGATGGATCCTTTAAATCTGCACGCATTGAGAAATTATTCGGATTCCAAGGGCTGAAGCGCGTAGAAGTAGCTGAGGCGGGTGCAGGCGATATCGTTGCTATTGCAGGTATTAAGGATATTAATATTGGTGAAACGATTGCGGATCCAGCTAACCCTGAAGCGCTGCCGGTTCTTAAGATTGATGAGCCAACGCTTCAAATGACTTTCCTTGTGAATAACAGTCCTTTTGCTGGACGCGAAGGTAAATGGGTAACGTCCCGTAGACTTCGTGACCGTCTGTTCAAAGAGCTTGAAACGGACGTAAGTCTTCGCGTCGAAGAAACAGACAGCCCGGATGCTTATGTTGTATCTGGCCGTGGTGAGCTTCACCTAGGTATCTTGATTGAGAACATGCGCCGTGAAGGCTATGAGCTTGCGGTATCCAAACCGGAAGTTATCATTAAAGAGATTGATGGTAAGAAAATGGAGCCGATTGAGCGCCTAATGATCGATATTCCTGAAGAGAGCATGGGTGCGGTCATGGAGAGCCTGGGTTCCCGTAAAGCCGAAATGGTCAATATGATCAATTCTGGTAACGGCCAGGTTCGTCTTGAGTTCCTGATCCCTGCACGCGGCTTGATTGGATATCGTACGAACTTCTTGACACTTACTCGCGGCTATGGCGTAATGAACAATGCATTTGACAGCTATGGTCCACTCGTAGGCGGCCAAGTTGGCGGACGTCATCAGGGCGTTCTCGTATCCAGTGAGAATGGTACATCAACCTTCTATGGTATGATTGGTGTTGAAGACCGCGGTATGTTATTCCTTGATGTGGGTACGGAAGTTTATGAAGGAATGATCGTTGGTGAACACAATCGTGACAATGACATCGTTGTAAACATCTGTAAGGAGAAACAATTGACTAACGTTCGTTCCGCAACCAAGGACGATACAGTGAAGATGAAGACTCCTATAATCTTCTCCTTGGAGCAAGCTCTGGAGTACTTAAATGATGATGAACTGTGTGAGATCACACCGAAGTCCGTTCGTCTTCGTAAGAAGCTCCTGAATAAGAGTGAGCGTGAGCGTGCAGAGAAGCATCGCAAAATGTCCCAAGCTAATCTATAA
- a CDS encoding LiaI-LiaF-like domain-containing protein, translating to MKGRNERLVGIFIVIAGLVILLGQLGFFSFLGRNFWPLILIIPGILLHLFYFFRNTSAVILVPAGILTVYGIFFLICSIWGWHLTASLWPVFITGVALGLFEYALFEYPRPAVIYRTSIILLAVSIVLLFITMLTTGFIYVIAAILIFVGIWLIFGRPKPTRRRFR from the coding sequence GTGAAAGGAAGAAACGAAAGGTTGGTTGGCATCTTTATCGTCATTGCCGGTCTTGTCATCTTACTTGGTCAATTGGGCTTTTTCAGCTTTCTTGGACGAAATTTCTGGCCGCTGATTTTAATCATTCCAGGAATCCTTCTCCATCTTTTTTACTTCTTCAGAAATACGAGTGCCGTTATTTTGGTGCCGGCAGGAATTTTGACGGTGTATGGTATTTTCTTCCTTATATGCAGCATTTGGGGATGGCATTTGACCGCATCTCTATGGCCTGTCTTTATAACAGGGGTTGCGCTGGGATTGTTCGAATATGCTTTATTTGAATACCCGCGGCCTGCAGTGATCTACCGGACATCCATTATTTTGCTTGCTGTATCGATCGTGCTCTTGTTCATAACCATGCTCACAACCGGATTTATATATGTCATTGCTGCTATACTGATCTTCGTGGGAATTTGGCTAATCTTCGGAAGACCTAAACCGACCCGGCGGCGCTTTAGATAA
- a CDS encoding TerC family protein: protein MDDVWLILQILMINLVLSGDNAVVIAMASRNLPEQSRNRAVWWGAFGAVLLRCILTFIAVLILGIPFIQAAGGLMLLYIAFKLLSEEDGNVNVKQSTTLWSAVYTILVADFVMSLDNVLAIAAIADGDLALIVIGIAISIPIVVWGSGIIVKLLHRFPILVFAGSAILAYTSGEMVLRDPKLGLWLQEIFAGYEALLPALCVILVMLGGAFLKVLRYRIDT, encoded by the coding sequence ATGGACGATGTTTGGCTTATACTGCAGATACTGATGATTAACCTTGTTTTAAGCGGCGATAACGCAGTTGTCATTGCAATGGCCAGCCGCAATTTGCCTGAGCAGAGCCGGAATCGAGCAGTATGGTGGGGAGCATTTGGTGCGGTTTTGTTAAGATGTATTTTAACCTTTATCGCGGTGCTCATACTCGGCATTCCGTTTATACAAGCGGCTGGCGGACTTATGCTACTGTATATTGCGTTTAAATTGTTGTCTGAAGAAGACGGGAATGTGAACGTCAAACAATCTACAACCTTATGGAGTGCGGTATATACGATACTCGTTGCAGACTTTGTCATGAGTCTAGACAATGTGCTGGCCATAGCTGCAATCGCAGACGGTGATCTGGCGCTCATCGTGATCGGTATCGCGATCAGCATCCCTATTGTTGTATGGGGCAGCGGAATTATTGTTAAGCTGCTTCACCGCTTTCCGATATTGGTCTTTGCCGGTTCAGCTATTTTAGCTTATACCTCCGGAGAGATGGTCCTTCGTGATCCGAAGCTGGGGTTATGGCTGCAGGAGATTTTTGCAGGCTATGAGGCCTTGCTGCCCGCACTGTGTGTTATTTTGGTTATGCTCGGAGGTGCATTTCTCAAAGTGTTAAGATATCGGATAGATACATAA
- a CDS encoding TerC family protein, producing MDIGQFLISLLQIVFIDLILAGDNAIVIGLAARNLPQSVQKKAIVYGTGGAVLIRILATIIVLWLLQIPWLLLVAGLLLVGIAYKLLADQGADEHSDIKAGSSLWSAVRTIIIADAAMGIDNVIAVAGAAEQNLILVILGLLISVPVIVWGSTLFIKLIDRFPWVMYIGAAVLAYTASNMITEERRFETFFISHPVLRILFIVLVIGGVLFAGYRKQQNMKREHSYS from the coding sequence TTGGATATCGGTCAGTTTTTAATCAGCTTGCTACAAATTGTTTTTATCGATTTAATCCTTGCGGGGGATAATGCAATCGTCATTGGACTCGCTGCCCGTAATTTGCCGCAAAGTGTACAGAAGAAAGCCATTGTCTATGGTACTGGCGGCGCGGTTCTGATTCGGATCTTGGCGACAATCATCGTGCTGTGGCTGCTGCAAATTCCATGGCTGCTGCTGGTTGCCGGGCTGCTGCTCGTGGGCATTGCCTACAAGCTTTTGGCTGATCAAGGTGCCGATGAACATAGTGATATCAAAGCCGGCAGCTCGTTATGGTCGGCTGTACGTACCATTATCATCGCTGATGCGGCCATGGGGATTGATAATGTAATCGCTGTTGCTGGGGCAGCAGAGCAGAATCTGATTCTCGTTATTTTGGGTCTGCTGATCAGTGTTCCTGTCATCGTATGGGGCAGCACCTTGTTTATCAAGCTCATTGATCGTTTCCCTTGGGTCATGTATATAGGCGCTGCTGTACTCGCTTATACCGCCTCGAATATGATTACAGAAGAACGAAGATTTGAGACCTTCTTTATCTCTCATCCCGTTCTGCGGATCCTATTTATTGTTCTTGTCATCGGCGGTGTTCTGTTCGCTGGTTATCGGAAACAGCAGAATATGAAGAGAGAACATTCCTATTCATAA